Proteins from one Ricinus communis isolate WT05 ecotype wild-type chromosome 9, ASM1957865v1, whole genome shotgun sequence genomic window:
- the LOC8267532 gene encoding uncharacterized protein LOC8267532 gives MNDQSSQMMNQPPPPMMSQPQIMSQNQVMNPVQLNQNPVQLNQNPAVMNQAQPSLMMMNQRSYNPWPQQQQQQQQQQSSMDPFQNQQLQNHPLKFNNNMINNNFVPSKPRTNWKGKNVNNKEQRRMEKPIMMSNNPNTGGGYKPPSLNDLQTQNRMKARKYYHPKKKFNNRFFAPYAPRNTTSFIIRAKKAGGIASLVSPCPVTPAVLPTPIFSPSREVLGDMAKEEWGVDGYGSMKGLIRLRSPGNDADDEDEEGNGSSESDVEEHVEVERRLDHDLSRFEMIYPTYGASGGDYSYNNVLENRVDDQDTHIAQLEEENLTLKERLFLMERELGDLRRRMQFLERKHGQGSGVVEDVNEEVVENVSENESDGGSDVGAAGDENNEEVMDYVGGNVSNDVKETHDVCMEETAPKDDELKCKSAGNEFAIIDKVSVKEDEVKGEEVRNVKEDDVKGEEVTNVKEEDVKGEEVRNDVTGDLIAKEEELMKKDESRSKVI, from the coding sequence ATGAACGATCAGTCGTCGCAGATGATGAATCAACCGCCGCCGCCGATGATGAGCCAGCCGCAGATTATGAGTCAAAATCAGGTAATGAATCCGGTTCAACTGAACCAGAATCCGGTCCAGTTGAACCAGAATCCTGCTGTTATGAACCAGGCACAGCCttctttgatgatgatgaatcAAAGAAGCTACAATCCGTGGCCAcagcaacagcagcagcagcagcaacaacaGTCTTCAATGGATCCGTTTCAGAATCAACAATTACAGAACCACCCTTTGAAgttcaataataatatgattaaCAATAACTTTGTTCCATCAAAGCCTAGAACCAACTGGAAGGGCAAAAATGTCAACAACAAAGAGCAGAGAAGAATGGAAAAGCCTATTATGATGTCTAATAACCCTAATACTGGTGGTGGTTATAAGCCTCCTAGTCTTAATGACCTCCAAACCCAGAACCGAATGAAAGCTAGAAAATACTATCACCCAAAGAAAAAATTCAACAATAGATTCTTTGCTCCTTACGCCCCGCGAAATACAACGTCTTTCATTATTCGTGCTAAGAAAGCTGGTGGTATTGCTTCTTTGGTATCTCCATGTCCTGTCACTCCTGCTGTTTTGCCTACGCCAATATTTTCGCCTTCCAGAGAAGTATTGGGTGATATGGCTAAAGAAGAATGGGGGGTTGATGGATATGGTTCCATGAAGGGTCTGATTCGATTAAGATCGCCTGGTAATGATgctgatgatgaagatgaggAGGGGAATGGGTCTAGTGAGAGTGATGTGGAAGAGCATGTTGAGGTTGAGAGAAGATTGGATCATGATTTGAGTAGGTTTGAAATGATTTATCCCACATATGGTGCTAGTGGTGGAGATTATAGTTATAATAATGTTTTGGAGAATAGAGTTGATGATCAAGATACCCATATAGCACAATTGGAAGAAGAGAACTTGACTTTGAAAGAGAGGCTGTTTTTGATGGAGAGGGAGTTGGGTGATTTGAGGAGGAGGATGCAGTTCTTGGAGAGAAAGCACGGACAGGGTAGCGGTGTTGTTGAAGATGTCAATGAGGAAGTTGTGGAAAATGTTTCCGAGAATGAGAGTGATGGAGGTTCAGACGTTGGTGCTGCCGGGGATGAGAATAATGAGGAGGTGATGGATTATGTTGGTGGAAATGTCAGTAATGATGTTAAGGAGACTCATGATGTTTGTATGGAAGAAACTGCACCAAAGGATGATGAATTAAAGTGTAAAAGTGCAGGAAATGAGTTTGCAATCATAGATAAAGTGAGTGTGAAGGAGGATGAGGTGAAAGGTGAAGAAGTGAGGAATGTGAAGGAGGATGATGTGAAAGGTGAAGAAGTGACGAATGTGAAGGAGGAGGATGTGAAAGGTGAAGAAGTGAGGAATGACGTAACGGGAGACCTGATTGCAAAAGAGGAGGAGTTGATGAAGAAGGATGAGTCGAGAAGTAAAGTTATTTAG